The Primulina eburnea isolate SZY01 chromosome 13, ASM2296580v1, whole genome shotgun sequence genome includes a region encoding these proteins:
- the LOC140808896 gene encoding magnesium transporter MRS2-1-like isoform X1 produces MEDLKERLILPKPASAFNLRDSSNRPATSGWLGVDISGLKKRGQGLRSWIRVDANGNSQVIEVDKFAVMRRCDLPARDLRLLDPLFVYPSTILGREKAIVVNLEQIRCIITADEVLLLNSLDSCVLQYVVELQRRLQAAGVGEVWQSEGPELCRRRGSRNFDNMFANSSPDYLPFEFRALEVALETACTFLDSQAAELEIEAYPLLDELTSKISTLNLERVRRLKSRLVALTRRVQKVRDEIEQLMDDDGDMAEMYLTEKKRHTETSFYGDQSLMGIRSVDGFLSASAPISPVSSLSGGRKLEKNLSFARSRQDSVRSSESVVNRIEELEMMLEAYFVVIDSTLNKLTSLKEYIDDTEDFINIQLDNVRNQLIQFELLLTTATFLVAICGVVAGIFGMNFPIPLFDDPDAFKWVIIITGVSGLIMFCLFLWFYKYRRLMPL; encoded by the exons ATGGAAGACCTTAAAGAACGCCTAATCCTACCAAAACCTGCTTCTGCTTTTAATCTCAGAGATTCATCGAATAGGCCGGCTACCTCTGGCTGGCTAGGGGTGGATATTTCTGGCCTGAAAAAGCGAGGTCAAGGCCTTAGATCTTGGATACGAGTCGACGCAAATGGGAATTCCCAAGTGATAGAGGTTGACAAATTCGCCGTGATGCGTCGTTGTGATCTTCCTGCACGTGATCTAAGATTATTGGATCCCTTGTTTGTTTACCCCTCAACTATCCTTGGTAGAGAGAAGGCAATTGTCGTGAATCTTGAGCAGATTCGATGTATCATTACCGCAGATGAGGTTTTGTTGTTAAATTCCCTTGATAGCTGTGTGCTACAGTATGTGGTGGAGCTGCAGCGACGTCTACAAGCGGCGGGAGTTGGTGAAGTTTGGCAGTCTGAAGGTCCAGAATTATGCAGAAGGAGAGGAAGTAGAAATTTTGACAATATGTTTGCTAATTCATCTCCTGATTACTTGCCCTTTGAATTTAGAGCTCTTGAAGTTGCCTTGGAGACTGCCTGCACTTTTTTGGACTCTCAG GCAGCAGAACTAGAAATTGAGGCATATCCACTGTTGGATGAACTTACATCAAAGATCAGCACACTGAATCTGGAACGAGTTCGCCGATTAAAAAGCAGACTTGTTGCATTAACTCGGAGGGTTCAAAAG GTTAGGGATGAGATAGAGCAGCTCATGGATGATGATGGAGATATGGCTGAAATGTATCTCACTGAGAAGAAAAGACACACCGAAACATCATTTTATGGAGATCAATCTTTGATGGGAATCCGATCAGTTGATGGGTTTCTGTCTGCTTCTGCTCCTATCTCTCCTGTTTCTTCACTCTCTGGTGGCAGGAAGCTTGAAAAAAACCTTAGTTTTGCAAGGAGCAGACAGGATAGCGTGAGGAGCTCAGAAAGTGTTGTTAATAGAATAGAAGAGCTTGAAATGATGTTGGAGGCATACTTTGTTGTCATTGATAGCACCCTCAATAAATTGACTTCG CTGAAGGAATATATTGATGATACCGAGGACTTCATCAACATTCAGCTG GATAATGTTCGAAACCAGCTTATTCAGTTTGAGTTATTACTCACTACTGCAACATTTCTTGTTGCCATATGTGGAGTTGTAGCTGGTATATTTGGAATGAACTTTCCTATTCCCTTGTTTGATGACCCAGATGCATTCAAATGGGTTATAATAATCACTGGAGTTTCTGGACTCATTATGTTTTGCCTATTTTTATGGTTTTACAAGTATAGAAGATTGATGCCGCTGTAG
- the LOC140808896 gene encoding magnesium transporter MRS2-1-like isoform X2, producing MEDLKERLILPKPASAFNLRDSSNRPATSGWLGVDISGLKKRGQGLRSWIRVDANGNSQVIEVDKFAVMRRCDLPARDLRLLDPLFVYPSTILGREKAIVVNLEQIRCIITADEVLLLNSLDSCVLQYVVELQRRLQAAGVGEVWQSEGPELCRRRGSRNFDNMFANSSPDYLPFEFRALEVALETACTFLDSQAAELEIEAYPLLDELTSKISTLNLERVRRLKSRLVALTRRVQKVRDEIEQLMDDDGDMAEMYLTEKKRHTETSFYGDQSLMGIRSVDGFLSASAPISPVSSLSGGRKLEKNLSFARSRQDSVRSSESVVNRIEELEMMLEAYFVVIDSTLNKLTSLKEYIDDTEDFINIQLDNVRNQLIQFELLLTTATFLVAICGVVAED from the exons ATGGAAGACCTTAAAGAACGCCTAATCCTACCAAAACCTGCTTCTGCTTTTAATCTCAGAGATTCATCGAATAGGCCGGCTACCTCTGGCTGGCTAGGGGTGGATATTTCTGGCCTGAAAAAGCGAGGTCAAGGCCTTAGATCTTGGATACGAGTCGACGCAAATGGGAATTCCCAAGTGATAGAGGTTGACAAATTCGCCGTGATGCGTCGTTGTGATCTTCCTGCACGTGATCTAAGATTATTGGATCCCTTGTTTGTTTACCCCTCAACTATCCTTGGTAGAGAGAAGGCAATTGTCGTGAATCTTGAGCAGATTCGATGTATCATTACCGCAGATGAGGTTTTGTTGTTAAATTCCCTTGATAGCTGTGTGCTACAGTATGTGGTGGAGCTGCAGCGACGTCTACAAGCGGCGGGAGTTGGTGAAGTTTGGCAGTCTGAAGGTCCAGAATTATGCAGAAGGAGAGGAAGTAGAAATTTTGACAATATGTTTGCTAATTCATCTCCTGATTACTTGCCCTTTGAATTTAGAGCTCTTGAAGTTGCCTTGGAGACTGCCTGCACTTTTTTGGACTCTCAG GCAGCAGAACTAGAAATTGAGGCATATCCACTGTTGGATGAACTTACATCAAAGATCAGCACACTGAATCTGGAACGAGTTCGCCGATTAAAAAGCAGACTTGTTGCATTAACTCGGAGGGTTCAAAAG GTTAGGGATGAGATAGAGCAGCTCATGGATGATGATGGAGATATGGCTGAAATGTATCTCACTGAGAAGAAAAGACACACCGAAACATCATTTTATGGAGATCAATCTTTGATGGGAATCCGATCAGTTGATGGGTTTCTGTCTGCTTCTGCTCCTATCTCTCCTGTTTCTTCACTCTCTGGTGGCAGGAAGCTTGAAAAAAACCTTAGTTTTGCAAGGAGCAGACAGGATAGCGTGAGGAGCTCAGAAAGTGTTGTTAATAGAATAGAAGAGCTTGAAATGATGTTGGAGGCATACTTTGTTGTCATTGATAGCACCCTCAATAAATTGACTTCG CTGAAGGAATATATTGATGATACCGAGGACTTCATCAACATTCAGCTG GATAATGTTCGAAACCAGCTTATTCAGTTTGAGTTATTACTCACTACTGCAACATTTCTTGTTGCCATATGTGGAGTTGTAGCTG AAGATTGA